One stretch of Caldinitratiruptor microaerophilus DNA includes these proteins:
- a CDS encoding glutamate-5-semialdehyde dehydrogenase, whose amino-acid sequence MSTVGSVEAKVREQAARARAAARALSVATAAQRERALESIAAALRDAEGEIRIANEADLAAAREAGLPAPLVNRLGLAGRRFEAMVRGVEEVRALPDPLGEVIEAWERPNGLRIEKVRVPMGVIGVIYEARPNVTVDAAVLCLKAGSAVLLKGGKEADRTNAALVAALRRGLEAAGLPADAVQYVGGGREGARALMGATGLVDVLIPRGGAGLIRAVVEEARVPVIETGTGVCHVYVDGAADPDMAEAIVVNAKCSNPAVCNAAETLLVDAAAAPALLPRLAAALREAGVTLRGCERTRELVPWAEPATEEDWAAEYLDLILAVRVVDGLDAALEHIARYGTRHSEAIVTEDPARAERFLREVDAAAVYWNASTRFTDGGEFGFGAEIGISTQKLHARGPMGLREITTYKYVIRGTGQVRG is encoded by the coding sequence GCGCGCGCGGGCAGCCGCCCGGGCGCTGAGCGTGGCCACGGCTGCGCAGCGCGAGCGGGCCCTCGAATCGATCGCGGCGGCGCTCCGGGATGCGGAGGGCGAGATCCGGATCGCCAACGAGGCGGACCTCGCCGCAGCGCGGGAGGCCGGGCTGCCGGCCCCGCTCGTCAACCGGCTGGGTCTGGCGGGCCGGCGCTTCGAGGCCATGGTCCGCGGGGTGGAAGAGGTGCGGGCGCTGCCCGACCCCCTGGGCGAGGTCATCGAGGCCTGGGAGCGGCCGAACGGCTTGCGGATCGAGAAGGTACGGGTGCCGATGGGGGTCATCGGGGTCATCTACGAGGCCCGGCCCAACGTCACGGTGGACGCGGCGGTGCTGTGCCTGAAGGCGGGCAGCGCCGTGCTGCTCAAGGGCGGCAAGGAGGCCGACCGGACGAACGCCGCCCTGGTCGCCGCGCTGCGGCGGGGGCTGGAGGCCGCCGGCCTGCCCGCCGACGCCGTGCAGTACGTGGGGGGCGGCCGGGAGGGCGCCCGGGCGCTCATGGGGGCGACAGGCCTCGTGGACGTCCTGATCCCGCGGGGCGGGGCCGGGCTCATCCGCGCGGTCGTGGAGGAAGCCCGGGTTCCGGTGATCGAGACCGGCACCGGCGTCTGCCACGTGTACGTGGACGGGGCGGCCGACCCCGACATGGCCGAGGCCATCGTGGTGAACGCGAAGTGCTCGAACCCCGCGGTCTGCAACGCCGCCGAGACGCTCCTGGTCGATGCCGCCGCCGCCCCGGCCCTGCTGCCCCGGCTCGCCGCGGCCCTGCGCGAGGCGGGCGTGACCCTGCGCGGCTGCGAGCGCACCCGGGAGCTCGTGCCCTGGGCGGAGCCGGCGACCGAGGAGGACTGGGCGGCCGAGTACCTGGATCTCATCCTGGCGGTGCGGGTGGTCGACGGCCTGGACGCCGCCCTGGAGCACATCGCCCGCTACGGCACGCGCCATTCGGAGGCCATCGTCACGGAGGACCCCGCCCGGGCGGAGCGCTTCCTCCGGGAGGTCGACGCGGCGGCGGTGTACTGGAACGCCTCGACCCGGTTCACGGACGGGGGCGAGTTCGGTTTCGGCGCGGAGATCGGCATCAGCACCCAGAAGCTCCACGCCCGGGGCCCGATGGGCCTGCGGGAGATCACGACATACAAGTACGTTATCCGTGGCACCGGGCAGGTCCGGGGTTGA
- a CDS encoding IclR family transcriptional regulator produces the protein MAVDRQLTIQAVDRALAVLLLFAEPPVASGDGRGLGVTQIAERLNLAKSTAHRILSTLEARGFLRQDPATGRYHLGLKALELAGAYLAQSDLPTVAYPEMVHLRDEVEETVSLYVRDRGDRVRVQKAEGRHGVRRVVGLGQRLPLHLGASGKVLLAFTPEPERSRLLEALERQHGIDIIAFRQMLDKVREQGYAVSAEEREQGVASVAAPIFDRSGQLVAALAVSGPVQRFDEAAIVRYSQAVREAAHRIGVLL, from the coding sequence GTGGCCGTGGACCGGCAACTCACGATCCAGGCCGTGGACCGGGCTCTTGCGGTGCTCCTCCTCTTCGCGGAGCCCCCGGTGGCCTCCGGTGACGGCCGGGGGCTCGGGGTGACGCAGATCGCCGAGCGGCTGAACCTGGCGAAGTCGACCGCGCACCGCATCCTGTCGACCCTGGAGGCGCGCGGCTTCCTCCGCCAGGACCCGGCGACGGGCCGGTACCACCTGGGGCTGAAGGCGCTCGAGCTGGCCGGCGCCTACCTGGCCCAGAGCGACCTGCCCACCGTGGCGTACCCGGAGATGGTGCACCTCCGGGACGAGGTGGAGGAGACCGTCAGCCTGTACGTGCGGGACCGGGGCGACCGGGTGCGGGTGCAGAAGGCCGAGGGGCGTCACGGCGTGCGGCGGGTGGTCGGCCTCGGGCAGCGCCTGCCGCTCCACCTGGGAGCCTCCGGGAAGGTCCTCCTGGCCTTCACGCCGGAGCCGGAGCGCAGCCGGCTGCTGGAGGCGCTGGAGCGCCAGCACGGGATCGACATCATCGCGTTCCGGCAGATGCTGGACAAGGTCCGGGAGCAGGGCTACGCCGTGAGCGCCGAGGAGCGGGAGCAGGGCGTCGCATCGGTCGCTGCCCCCATCTTCGACCGGTCTGGACAGCTGGTCGCGGCGCTGGCGGTGTCGGGGCCTGTGCAGCGCTTCGACGAGGCCGCCATCGTCCGGTACAGCCAGGCGGTGCGGGAGGCGGCGCACCGGATCGGCGTGCTGCTGTGA
- a CDS encoding class II fumarate hydratase, translating to MPDYRIERDSMGEMRVPAGALYGAQTARALENFPISGITFPRRFYRAMGLIKKAAALTNRDLGLLDPRIADAIARAAGEVADGRLDEHLVVDIFQTGSGTSTNMNVNEVIANRATEILGGERGSKLVHPNDHVNLGQSSNDVIPTAIRIAALEAIEEELAPALERLGTALQEKARAWDGIVKIGRTHLMDATPIRLGQEFSGYASQVDHALRRLRMARAHLVELPLGGTAVGTGINTHPEFARRAIALLAEWTGLPFREAENHFEAQGSQDALVEASALVRTVAVGILKIANDIRWLASGPRTGIGELVLPPVQPGSSIMPGKVNPVIAESLMMVCVQVMGNDLTVSLGGQHGNFELNVMMPVMAHNLLQSITLLARAVDNFTRRAVAGLEANRQRCEEMVERSLAMVTSLAPVIGYDRAAALAKKAHEENRTIRELLLAEKVLPADEIARLLDPWSMTEPGLGKGEGGG from the coding sequence TTGCCGGATTACCGCATCGAACGGGACTCCATGGGCGAGATGCGGGTGCCCGCCGGCGCCCTCTACGGGGCGCAGACCGCCCGCGCCCTGGAGAACTTCCCGATCAGCGGCATCACGTTCCCCCGCCGGTTCTACCGCGCGATGGGGCTGATCAAGAAGGCGGCGGCGCTCACGAACCGCGACCTCGGCCTCCTGGACCCCCGCATCGCGGACGCCATCGCCCGGGCCGCCGGCGAGGTGGCGGACGGCCGGCTCGACGAGCACCTGGTCGTCGACATCTTCCAGACCGGGTCCGGCACCTCGACCAACATGAACGTCAACGAGGTCATCGCCAACCGGGCGACGGAGATCCTGGGCGGCGAGCGGGGTTCGAAGCTCGTCCACCCCAACGATCACGTCAACCTCGGCCAGTCGTCAAACGACGTCATCCCGACGGCCATCCGCATCGCCGCCCTGGAGGCCATCGAGGAGGAACTGGCGCCCGCACTGGAGCGGCTGGGGACGGCGCTGCAGGAGAAGGCCCGGGCGTGGGACGGCATCGTGAAGATCGGCCGCACGCACCTGATGGACGCCACGCCGATCCGCCTGGGGCAGGAGTTCAGCGGCTACGCCAGCCAGGTGGACCACGCCCTGCGGCGGCTGCGCATGGCCCGAGCGCACCTCGTCGAGCTGCCGCTGGGCGGAACGGCGGTGGGGACCGGCATCAACACGCACCCGGAGTTCGCCCGGCGGGCCATCGCCCTCCTCGCCGAGTGGACGGGGCTGCCCTTCCGGGAGGCCGAGAACCACTTCGAGGCCCAGGGCTCCCAGGACGCCCTCGTCGAGGCCAGCGCCCTTGTACGCACCGTCGCGGTCGGGATCCTGAAGATCGCCAACGACATCCGCTGGCTGGCGTCCGGCCCCCGCACCGGCATCGGGGAACTCGTCCTGCCGCCGGTCCAGCCGGGTTCCTCCATCATGCCGGGCAAGGTCAACCCCGTCATCGCCGAGTCCCTCATGATGGTCTGCGTGCAGGTGATGGGCAACGACCTCACGGTGAGCCTGGGCGGGCAGCACGGGAACTTCGAGCTGAACGTGATGATGCCCGTGATGGCCCACAACCTGCTCCAGTCCATCACGCTCCTGGCCCGGGCAGTCGACAACTTCACCCGCCGCGCGGTGGCCGGCCTCGAGGCGAACCGCCAGCGGTGCGAGGAGATGGTCGAGCGCAGCCTGGCGATGGTGACGTCCCTGGCACCGGTGATCGGCTACGACCGGGCGGCCGCGCTGGCAAAGAAGGCCCACGAGGAGAACCGGACCATCCGGGAGCTCCTGCTCGCCGAGAAGGTGCTGCCGGCAGACGAGATCGCCCGTCTTCTGGACCCGTGGTCGATGACCGAGCCGGGCCTCGGGAAGGGCGAGGGCGGGGGCTGA
- a CDS encoding LysR family transcriptional regulator, with amino-acid sequence MKLRQLEVFCKVFECRGVTRAADALFMTQPAVSLQIRALERSLGVKLFEHRAGSMVPTPAGEILYRYASAIRDLHTVAQSSLEQYRHGYHGRILLGVATGVLYLLPPFLKQYRKAVPGVEITLHSANSDRVREDVARGTHDIGLVWGPVADDRLECEVVARTEFCVIVPCDHELAETDEVSPERLSQYPFVLGAEGTATRNFVEAKLREAGIIPRVVAGLSTTEAMKRAVESQIGLTVLSREAVQYEIQAGVLKPIRISGVSIHRDVVLVQANRRIKPSAVVRFVSAVRSHPMFVQSRVT; translated from the coding sequence GTGAAACTTCGTCAGCTTGAGGTGTTTTGTAAGGTGTTTGAGTGTAGGGGCGTCACCCGTGCGGCGGACGCGCTGTTCATGACACAGCCGGCCGTCAGCCTCCAGATCAGAGCCCTGGAGCGCTCACTCGGGGTGAAGCTTTTCGAGCACCGGGCGGGGTCGATGGTGCCGACACCTGCTGGCGAGATCCTTTACCGTTATGCCAGCGCGATTCGCGATCTGCATACCGTTGCCCAGTCCAGCTTGGAGCAGTATCGCCACGGGTACCACGGCCGCATCCTTCTGGGGGTGGCCACGGGTGTGCTCTATCTGTTACCGCCCTTCCTCAAGCAGTATCGGAAAGCCGTTCCCGGCGTTGAGATCACTCTGCACTCTGCGAATTCGGATCGCGTACGTGAGGACGTCGCCCGGGGAACGCATGACATCGGCCTGGTGTGGGGGCCTGTGGCCGACGACCGGCTGGAGTGCGAGGTGGTGGCTCGAACAGAGTTTTGCGTGATCGTTCCGTGTGACCACGAGCTAGCTGAAACGGACGAAGTGTCCCCCGAGCGCCTGAGCCAGTACCCCTTCGTGCTGGGCGCAGAAGGAACGGCCACACGGAACTTCGTGGAGGCAAAGTTGCGAGAGGCCGGGATCATCCCCCGGGTCGTGGCGGGATTGAGCACCACGGAGGCGATGAAACGGGCGGTGGAGTCCCAGATTGGCCTGACTGTATTGAGCCGCGAGGCGGTCCAGTACGAGATACAGGCCGGAGTGCTCAAACCGATACGGATCAGCGGGGTGTCCATTCACCGCGATGTGGTTCTGGTCCAGGCAAACAGGCGCATCAAGCCTTCGGCGGTGGTACGGTTCGTGAGCGCCGTGCGCTCTCATCCGATGTTTGTCCAGAGCAGGGTGACATAG
- a CDS encoding YeiH family protein, with translation MALSLGVPAYWMGTLVPVIGGPIFALVMGIALRLVRAPAAYFQPGLTFGQKTLLQAAVVMSGSALTIRQIWSAGTLATPLILITILAGLVLIPYLGRSFGLGGKVTHLVAVGTAICGATAIGAVTPVIAATAAEMAYAISTIFVFNTLAVVVYPLLGHLSGFTDWMFGLWTGTAIHDTSSVLAAAYSFSEQAGQYATVVKMARTTMLLPVIVGYGLLAGGDQKLSLSATLRKFPQFVLWFAVAAAMNSLGWIPASVAPVARFLSKFLMVAALAAVGLNTDFKAVTRIGPRPMLLGLAASLLIGGVSWAIIRLFYA, from the coding sequence TTGGCCCTCTCGCTTGGTGTTCCTGCATACTGGATGGGTACCCTCGTTCCTGTCATCGGTGGGCCCATCTTCGCCCTGGTCATGGGGATTGCACTGCGCCTCGTCCGGGCTCCCGCCGCTTACTTCCAGCCCGGACTGACGTTCGGTCAGAAGACGCTGTTGCAGGCGGCCGTCGTGATGTCGGGGTCGGCCCTCACCATCCGCCAGATCTGGTCTGCGGGCACGCTGGCCACGCCGCTGATCCTGATCACCATCCTGGCTGGCCTCGTTCTCATTCCCTACCTCGGCCGCAGCTTCGGGCTAGGGGGGAAGGTCACCCACCTGGTCGCGGTGGGCACCGCGATCTGCGGGGCGACGGCCATCGGCGCCGTCACGCCGGTGATCGCGGCGACTGCCGCGGAGATGGCCTACGCGATCTCGACGATCTTCGTCTTCAACACACTGGCCGTGGTGGTCTACCCCCTGCTGGGGCACCTCTCCGGGTTCACGGACTGGATGTTCGGCCTCTGGACCGGAACGGCGATACACGATACGTCCTCTGTGCTGGCGGCGGCCTACTCGTTCAGCGAGCAGGCAGGCCAATATGCCACGGTGGTCAAGATGGCGCGGACTACGATGCTGCTGCCGGTAATCGTGGGTTACGGACTGCTGGCCGGTGGCGACCAGAAGCTCTCCCTCTCCGCCACCCTCAGGAAGTTCCCCCAGTTCGTCCTATGGTTTGCCGTCGCCGCGGCAATGAACAGCCTCGGGTGGATTCCGGCTTCCGTTGCACCTGTCGCCAGATTTCTCAGCAAGTTTCTGATGGTCGCCGCCCTCGCCGCCGTCGGGTTGAACACTGATTTCAAGGCGGTCACACGCATCGGCCCCCGGCCCATGCTTCTCGGCCTAGCGGCATCGTTGTTGATCGGGGGCGTCAGCTGGGCGATCATCCGACTCTTCTACGCCTAG
- a CDS encoding MmgE/PrpD family protein: MGITRDLASYLADVRFETLPEQVRAKACLALLDTLGAAYAGAAYSSSPRMVRDMVRGLGAGGSATVIGFGDQVQVPWAALCNAVSAHALDIDDSHRYATGYHPGATVVPACLAVAESQGSSVRQLLEAMAAGYEAGGRIGRAINPSHRYRGFHSTGTVGVFGAAVGAGKLLGFGPDRMEWVLGVAGAMAGGVFQFLSGLAPTKHLHAGHAAHAGVMAALLVQEGYTGPEEFLEGENGFCKAYSDEYRLDEIVAGLGERWELDVTYFKLHAACGHAFGAIEAALDLRARGLRLGEVERLEVRTYRAGAVLRDRHPTTFQQGEFSIPFLVSLALVRGEVSIESILAGLKDRTVMELAVRTECAEDAEMTASFPRIRPARVTAWLKDGSTAESRVEIPAGMPDRPLRAEDITTKFRNLTGPLIGEEGAHVIETAVMTGEGSIRDLVGWPLQMRREIL; the protein is encoded by the coding sequence GTGGGAATCACCAGGGATCTGGCCTCGTACCTGGCTGACGTTCGGTTCGAGACGCTTCCCGAACAGGTCCGGGCGAAGGCCTGCCTGGCCCTGCTGGACACCCTGGGAGCGGCCTACGCCGGCGCCGCTTACTCGTCATCCCCTCGGATGGTCCGGGACATGGTCCGGGGATTGGGGGCGGGGGGTAGCGCAACCGTCATCGGGTTTGGCGATCAAGTCCAGGTACCCTGGGCAGCCCTCTGCAACGCCGTCTCCGCCCATGCTCTGGACATCGACGACTCCCACCGTTACGCCACCGGCTACCACCCCGGCGCCACCGTCGTCCCCGCATGCCTTGCAGTCGCCGAGAGTCAGGGCAGTTCCGTCCGGCAACTACTGGAAGCGATGGCGGCAGGCTACGAGGCCGGCGGGAGGATCGGACGAGCGATCAACCCGTCCCACCGGTATCGGGGTTTCCACAGTACCGGCACGGTGGGAGTCTTCGGCGCCGCCGTGGGGGCGGGCAAGCTCCTGGGATTCGGCCCGGATCGGATGGAGTGGGTGCTCGGGGTGGCCGGGGCCATGGCGGGCGGCGTCTTCCAGTTCCTGAGCGGGCTTGCCCCTACCAAGCACCTGCACGCCGGGCATGCCGCACACGCGGGAGTCATGGCCGCGTTGTTGGTCCAGGAAGGTTACACAGGCCCCGAAGAGTTCCTGGAAGGCGAAAACGGGTTCTGCAAGGCGTACTCGGACGAGTACCGCCTCGACGAGATCGTCGCCGGGCTGGGCGAGCGCTGGGAACTGGACGTCACCTATTTCAAGCTCCACGCTGCGTGCGGCCACGCCTTCGGAGCGATCGAGGCGGCCCTGGACCTGCGGGCGCGAGGCCTCCGCCTGGGGGAGGTCGAGCGGTTGGAGGTCAGGACGTACAGGGCCGGAGCGGTCCTGCGGGATCGACACCCGACGACCTTTCAACAGGGTGAGTTCAGCATCCCCTTCCTGGTCTCCCTGGCTCTGGTCCGAGGGGAAGTGTCCATCGAGAGTATCCTGGCCGGGCTCAAGGATCGGACCGTGATGGAGCTGGCGGTTCGCACGGAGTGTGCGGAGGACGCGGAGATGACGGCCAGTTTCCCCCGCATTCGCCCGGCCCGGGTGACGGCTTGGTTGAAAGACGGGTCCACGGCGGAAAGCCGGGTGGAGATTCCAGCGGGGATGCCGGACAGGCCCCTGAGGGCGGAAGACATTACCACGAAGTTTCGGAACCTAACCGGACCGCTTATCGGGGAGGAGGGAGCGCATGTGATCGAGACAGCCGTGATGACAGGCGAGGGAAGTATTCGGGACCTTGTGGGTTGGCCCTTGCAGATGCGGAGGGAGATCCTTTGA
- a CDS encoding NAD(P)-dependent oxidoreductase, giving the protein MRNLVVGFLGFGEVGFQFSRGFRKSCDGPILAYDRAQNSAGYGELIRRRAEEVRVALVESPRQLAEDCDILLAAVPAQFAADAAREICPYLSPRHTYLDVSASAPDKKQEMADLIRPTGAAFADLAIIGPVKVLGHQVPILASGRVPDEVYATLTSLGMQIERISDRPGEASAIKLCRSVFTKGLEALLVECAMTARKAKVDRKVLESIQHTLSQQSFLDTANRYITGNSIHADRRVHEVEEAMAMMEAMGVEPLVTRGVLERMRWCRAAGGREHFGGEQPARYEDVVDFYLTKGPGGR; this is encoded by the coding sequence TTGAGGAACCTGGTTGTGGGTTTCCTAGGATTCGGTGAGGTGGGGTTCCAGTTCTCCAGAGGGTTCCGCAAGAGTTGCGACGGTCCGATCCTGGCATACGACAGGGCGCAGAACTCGGCCGGCTACGGGGAACTGATCCGCCGCCGGGCAGAGGAGGTCCGCGTCGCACTCGTCGAGAGCCCGAGGCAACTGGCGGAGGACTGCGACATCTTACTAGCAGCCGTACCGGCCCAGTTTGCGGCCGATGCGGCTAGAGAGATCTGTCCCTATCTGAGCCCCCGACATACCTACCTGGACGTGAGCGCCTCCGCCCCTGACAAGAAGCAGGAGATGGCAGACTTGATCAGGCCTACGGGGGCCGCCTTTGCGGACCTGGCCATCATCGGGCCGGTTAAGGTGCTCGGTCACCAGGTTCCCATCCTCGCGAGCGGTCGCGTCCCGGACGAGGTATATGCCACCCTGACGTCCTTGGGGATGCAGATCGAGCGGATCTCGGATAGACCCGGGGAGGCGTCGGCTATCAAACTGTGCCGCTCCGTCTTCACCAAGGGGCTAGAAGCCCTTCTGGTGGAGTGCGCCATGACGGCTCGCAAGGCGAAGGTGGACCGCAAGGTGCTGGAATCGATCCAGCACACTCTCTCCCAGCAGTCCTTCCTGGACACTGCGAACCGGTACATCACGGGCAATTCTATCCACGCTGACCGCCGGGTCCACGAGGTGGAGGAAGCCATGGCCATGATGGAGGCCATGGGGGTGGAACCATTGGTGACTCGGGGCGTGTTGGAGCGCATGCGGTGGTGCCGGGCGGCCGGCGGAAGAGAGCATTTTGGGGGGGAGCAACCCGCTCGTTATGAGGATGTGGTCGATTTCTACCTGACAAAGGGGCCTGGGGGCAGATGA
- a CDS encoding Ldh family oxidoreductase translates to MNVAPHELQAYVRVLFTAAGLPENDAAVVAENLVFADLRGVESHGVSRVPVYLRRLQEGAINPRPSIKVSGVHALCAVDGDGGMGAVVASQAMRTVLEQARRFGIGAAFVRNSNHFGMASYYTLMAAREGMIGIATTNAPPAMAAWGGVEPVLGTNPLSIAFPAPDGGDPIVLDMATSTVARGKIRLAADRGEPIPQGWALDASGKPTTDPAAALQGTLFPLGGVKGYCLAVAVDLLSGVFAGAGYANRLKQMYGRGRGVCVRSRVGHFLLAIDPGQVQPQSASADALRDFRARLQGGPRAGSAEILLPGELEARFERVRRRDGIPLSEHTRRALAEVAHELGISARL, encoded by the coding sequence ATGAACGTCGCACCCCACGAGTTGCAGGCATATGTGAGGGTCCTCTTCACCGCGGCAGGTCTACCGGAGAACGACGCCGCCGTAGTCGCGGAGAACTTGGTCTTTGCGGACCTGCGGGGGGTTGAGTCCCATGGCGTATCCCGGGTACCGGTCTACCTGAGGCGACTCCAAGAGGGAGCGATCAACCCGAGACCGTCGATCAAGGTCAGCGGTGTTCACGCCCTCTGTGCCGTAGACGGTGATGGCGGGATGGGGGCCGTCGTGGCCAGCCAAGCGATGCGGACGGTGTTGGAACAGGCCCGGCGCTTTGGCATCGGGGCTGCCTTCGTCCGCAATTCCAACCACTTCGGGATGGCGTCCTACTACACTCTTATGGCCGCCCGAGAAGGAATGATCGGTATCGCCACCACGAACGCACCTCCAGCCATGGCGGCGTGGGGCGGAGTGGAGCCGGTGCTGGGTACAAACCCGCTCTCCATCGCTTTTCCTGCCCCCGATGGAGGAGACCCAATCGTACTGGACATGGCAACAAGCACTGTGGCCCGAGGGAAGATCCGCCTCGCGGCGGACAGAGGGGAGCCGATTCCCCAGGGTTGGGCTCTGGATGCCTCAGGGAAGCCGACCACAGACCCTGCCGCAGCCCTGCAGGGCACCCTTTTCCCACTCGGCGGGGTCAAGGGTTACTGTTTGGCGGTGGCGGTCGACCTGCTCTCCGGGGTCTTTGCTGGGGCGGGTTACGCCAACCGTTTGAAACAGATGTATGGACGTGGAAGGGGGGTATGCGTACGAAGCCGGGTCGGGCATTTTCTCCTCGCCATCGACCCGGGGCAGGTTCAGCCACAGTCGGCAAGCGCCGACGCGCTACGAGACTTCCGGGCTCGACTGCAGGGTGGCCCGAGGGCCGGGTCTGCGGAGATCCTCCTCCCGGGAGAACTGGAGGCCCGGTTTGAGCGGGTTCGTCGCCGAGACGGCATTCCGCTGAGCGAGCACACGCGGCGAGCGTTGGCCGAGGTCGCCCATGAACTTGGTATCAGCGCAAGGCTATGA
- a CDS encoding tripartite tricarboxylate transporter substrate binding protein, whose protein sequence is MRSLGRMAALVLCLLLVLTTMGCGTKKSEAPASSDRSAPAGHSGAATDFPTKAITFIIPYDAGGGSDVTARLLAGLMEQELKQPVVPVNRPGGSGAVGLSELKKAEPDGYTIMIITSSLSALKPMGRSPYGSEDFEVIATVQAEPYGIAVKTDSPYKSFQDLLNASRAKKLNVGTTAIGGNNFLAATLVNKVTKANFNLVPYGGGAAPAVADLAGGVLDATFGSPTEFRAQLEAGNIRVLALTAAKRMPALKDVPTFKELGYDVEFETVRVVLAPKGTPKERIAVLEKALEKAANSPKFVEFMDKTGSYVRFLNSMDTREFVKQQDKVYYELLKDSNLLAEQQKK, encoded by the coding sequence ATGCGGTCTCTGGGCAGGATGGCAGCTCTTGTCCTTTGCCTGCTCCTGGTCCTGACTACGATGGGCTGTGGGACCAAGAAGTCCGAGGCGCCGGCGAGTAGCGACCGGAGCGCTCCGGCGGGACACAGCGGTGCAGCCACCGACTTCCCCACCAAGGCTATCACCTTCATCATCCCCTATGACGCCGGCGGTGGCTCCGATGTGACTGCCCGGCTCCTGGCTGGCCTGATGGAGCAGGAGCTGAAGCAGCCCGTTGTCCCCGTCAATCGGCCGGGGGGCTCAGGTGCCGTCGGCCTCTCCGAACTGAAGAAGGCCGAGCCCGACGGGTACACCATCATGATCATCACGTCGTCGCTCTCCGCCCTTAAACCCATGGGCCGTTCGCCGTACGGCTCGGAGGACTTCGAGGTCATCGCTACGGTCCAGGCGGAGCCGTACGGCATTGCTGTGAAGACCGACTCGCCTTACAAGAGTTTCCAAGACCTGCTGAACGCTTCGAGAGCTAAGAAGCTAAACGTCGGCACCACAGCCATCGGTGGCAACAACTTCCTCGCTGCTACCCTTGTCAATAAGGTGACCAAGGCCAACTTCAACCTTGTCCCATACGGTGGGGGCGCTGCCCCGGCGGTGGCGGACCTTGCGGGCGGTGTTTTGGATGCTACCTTCGGGTCGCCGACAGAGTTCCGGGCCCAGCTGGAGGCGGGAAACATCCGCGTCCTGGCCCTGACGGCCGCCAAGCGGATGCCAGCGCTGAAAGATGTGCCCACGTTCAAGGAGCTGGGGTATGACGTCGAATTCGAGACCGTTCGAGTTGTACTTGCTCCCAAGGGTACACCCAAGGAGCGGATCGCTGTCCTGGAGAAGGCACTGGAAAAGGCGGCCAACTCACCGAAGTTTGTGGAGTTCATGGATAAGACTGGGTCCTACGTCCGCTTCCTGAATTCGATGGACACCCGGGAGTTCGTGAAGCAGCAGGACAAGGTGTACTACGAGCTCCTCAAGGATTCCAACCTGCTGGCGGAGCAGCAGAAGAAGTAG
- a CDS encoding tripartite tricarboxylate transporter TctB family protein produces the protein MISLVLAGFGLTFFALADFARTAYNSADLGPNFYPRLISLLLLSFSVMQLIISIRRKGKEEFEAIAWRLVGGVFLLIFGYVLLWETGYVWLNTVFILILMIMGGARKWWVLLTTSAGYTALSYYVFARILNVPLP, from the coding sequence GTGATCAGCTTGGTTCTGGCCGGCTTTGGTCTGACGTTTTTCGCACTCGCTGATTTCGCCCGGACGGCGTACAACTCGGCGGACCTCGGTCCGAACTTCTACCCCAGGCTGATCAGCCTCTTGCTGCTGTCCTTCAGCGTCATGCAGCTGATCATCTCGATTCGCAGAAAGGGTAAGGAAGAGTTCGAAGCGATCGCCTGGAGGTTGGTGGGAGGGGTTTTTCTCCTGATCTTCGGCTACGTCCTCCTCTGGGAAACCGGGTACGTCTGGCTCAACACGGTGTTCATCCTGATCCTGATGATCATGGGCGGGGCACGGAAATGGTGGGTGCTCCTGACGACCAGCGCTGGCTATACGGCTCTGAGCTACTACGTCTTCGCCCGCATCCTCAACGTTCCCCTGCCGTAG